A genomic segment from Aspergillus chevalieri M1 DNA, chromosome 7, nearly complete sequence encodes:
- a CDS encoding DUF2841 domain-containing protein (COG:S;~EggNog:ENOG410PSMP;~InterPro:IPR021264;~PFAM:PF11001) yields MNPAFAAVTTGPEMPHQSLSYDDGMASRSTQIATTQQTMLNIPYSHYAILYMDGDGKLGVEVSPSIEGSEKAIFTQDVRGRFLRSVTGGPYGLQGYSNPIMQTQDGILPSSTSLAWYHHSRTKRDGLIPCEWQSQRSKRQRRRDSDSASASPCPTIRRTALRVGDHDLLRRYYEKAFDNFQQLNCRMIAKAWIKLVEPRKQVNHPYNGRKNVGGTSQRVDPELTKPRWWPTGVTHKEPDHLPKPERVRLLIHILCELRASHDITAEKLKEAGQDVRRQISPAERLEVLDEIYYIRQMEEHYLAGDIGSDTILHVSHVHLPEASFEFDQHDFQSTDHHDTLSSIPTTLPKVPAMRGTSDDGSPEYCLPLTPSSSCPSNGPRSPAQTHPSYSPEMVSSMMSTGAHASAAYVTSKDESQPGSCMPDYFSQPFLVPTTAPSTQAGYWGHPAQTHAPVYPTGY; encoded by the exons ATGAATCCAGCATTTGCCGCCGTGACAACGGGGCCCGAGATGCCTCACCAGTCATTGTCGTATGATGATGGGATGGCTTCGAGATCAACG CAGATCGCAACAACCCAGCAAACGATGCTGAATATTCCGTATTCGCATTATGCTATCTTGTATATGGACGGCGACGGAAAGCTTGGTGTTGAGGTTTCCCCTTCGATTGAGGGTTCAGAGAAGGCCATTTTCACCCAGGACGTTAGAGGGCGGTTTTTGCGATCCGTGACGGGAGGTCCGTATGGCTTGCAGGGCTATTCAA ACCCGATTATGCAAACCCAGGACGGCATTCTCCCAAGTTCAACTTCCCTCGCCTGGTATCACCACTCTCGAACGAAACGGGATGGTCTCATTCCCTGTGAATGGCAGTCGCAACGCAGCAAGCGCCAGAGACGCCGTGACTCCGATTCCGCATCAGCATCTCCCTGTCCCACCATCCGCCGCACCGCGCTGCGCGTGGGAGACCACGACCTCCTGCGACGGTACTACGAGAAGGCGTTCGATAACTTCCAGCAGCTGAACTGCAGAATGATTGCGAAGGCGTGGATCAAACTGGTTGAGCCGCGCAAGCAGGTCAACCACCCTTATAATGGACGGAAGAACGTTGGAGGAACATCGCAGCGAGTTGACCCGGAGTTGACAAAGCCAAGGTGGTGGCCGACGGGAGTCACCCACAAGGAGCCTGATCACCTGCCCAAGCCTG AACGTGTCCGTCTTCTAATCCACATTCTCTGTGAATTGAGAGCTAGTCACGATATCACTGCAGAGAAACTCAAAGAGGCTGGCCAAGACGTGCGACGCCAAATATCGCCTGCTGAGCGCCTGGAAGTCCTGGATGAGATATACTACATTCGACAGATGGAAGAGCACTACTTGGCTGGAGATATTG GATCTGATACAATCCTCCACGTCTCCCACGTCCACCTCCCTGAAGCTAGCTTTGAATTCGACCAACACGACTTCCAATCCACAGACCACCACGACACACTCTCTTCGATCCCGACCACCCTGCCAAAGGTCCCAGCCATGCGCGGCACCTCGGACGATGGCAGTCCAGAGTACTGCCTTCCTCTCACCCCCTCGTCATCCTGCCCATCTAACGGCCCCCGGAGTCCTGCGCAGACGCACCCATCCTACTCACCCGAGATGGTTTCTTCCATGATGTCCACTGGTGCTCACGCCAGTGCTGCGTACGTGACGTCCAAGGACGAGTCACAGCCGGGTTCGTGTATGCCGGACTATTTCAGCCAGCCGTTCCTTGTCCCGACAACAGCACCATCGACACAGGCTGGGTACTGGGGACACCCAGCTCAAACGCACGCGCCTGTGTACCCAACTGGATATTAA